DNA from uncultured Campylobacter sp.:
AACCAAATCAAGCGTTTTTTCGGCTTTCTCGCTCAGATCTTTTAGCCAAATTTTGCCCGATTTTAGCTCGTCCTCGCCGACGCAAAGGCAAATTCTAGCGTTAGCGTTATCGGCCGCGTTTAGGTGCTTTTGCAGTTTTTTAGGCTCGTAGCTCACGAGAACCGGGATGCTTTTTCTTAAATTTATCGCTATTTTATAGACCGCGTCCACGCCATCGGCATCCATCGCGCCGATATATGCGCCGCCTCTTGCGCTTTGGCTCTCGCGGCCACTTAGGATTTCCATTATGCGCTCGATACCCATCGCAAAGCCCACGCCGTAGCTAGCCTTGCCGCCTAGGTACTCGACCAGCCTGTCGTAGCGTCCGCCGCCTGCGACCGCGCTCTTTGCGCCGATCTCGTCGGAAACGAACTCAAACGCCGTTTTACAGTAATAATCAAGCCCGCGCACGAGTTTCGGATCTATCTCAAACTCCACGCCGTTGCCGCTTAAAATTTCTTGCAGCTTTTTAAACTCGCCTGCGCATTCGTCGTTTAAACTGCCGATTATCAGCGGTGCGTTTTCGTAGATTTTTTGACAGCTTTCTACCTTGCAGTCTAGCACGCGGATAGGGTTTGTTAGCTTTCTGCGCTTACAGTCCTCGCAAATTTGCCCCTCGTGTGCGTCTAAAAATTTAACCAGCTTTTCGCGATAAGCACCCATGCTAGCGGCGTCTCCGAGCGAATTTATAAGTAGCTTAGTTTTGATACCTAGCCGCGAGAAAATCTCGTTTATAATCAAAATAACGCTCGCATCCTCATAAACGCTAGGTTCATTGAAGCACTCGCAGCCAAACTGATGAAACTCGCGCAAACGCCCTTTTTGCGGACGTTCATAGCGAAACATCGAACCGTGATAAAAGTACCGTCTCACGCCGCCCACGCGGTCAAATTTAGCCTCGATAAAGGCGCGCACGACTCCAGCCGTCCCCTCAGGGCGCAGACAAACGTCATTTCCGCCCTTATCCTCAAACTGATACATCTCCTTGCCCACGATGTCGCTACTCTCCCCGACGCTGCGGCGAAAAAGCGCCGTCTGCTCCAAGTGCGGAGATAGCACGAACTCGTATCCGTAGTTTTTCGCGACCTCTTCGCAGATTTTGATTATCCTCTCGTAAAGTCCCGACTGTGGCGGCAAAACGTCCTTCATCCCCCTTAATGCGCTAATCATTTATAAACTCCTTTATCAAATTCATTATTTTTTCTTCGTCCCAGGCGGCATCGATCGTGACGTAGCGGACGTCTAGTTTTTGCAAAATTTCCTCCATCGCGTCCTGCACTCTTAGTAGATACGCAAAACCTCTAGCCTCTATGCTGTCCATCTGCGCGCGCGAGCCTAGGCGCGATCTTAGCGTGCTTTCGTCCGCTTTAAAAAATACTATTTTTTGCGGAAAATTTCCTTGCAGGGCGAATTTATTTAAATTTAAAAGCTCTTCAAAGCTAAAATTTCCGCCCGCCAGCGCGTAAGCCATACCGGAGACGAAGCCTCTGTCGCTTAAAATCATCTTGTTCAAGTTTGGTTTTATTATTTTACCGAAATGCTCGGCTCTATCGGCCAAAAATAGCAAAATTTCGGCCCTTTTATCCAGATCGTTTTCCTTTAGTAAAATCTCGCGCAAATTTTCGCCAAGCTTCGTGCCGCCTGGCTCTTTGGTCACGATGGCTTGCGGGTAAGCCGTCGCCAGCCGCGCTATCTGCGTGCTTTTGCCCGCGCCGTCGATACCTTCAAAAATCACGTACATTTTTCGCCTTTAAATTTGAGCGGTATTTTACAAATTTATAGCTAAATAGCGGCTTTTAAAGCGCGTATTGATTTATTGTGTATAGCAAGATTAGGGCGATTTTGTTTCTACCGCATAAAAATGCCGCAAGATTTTTGTGCCAAACCTTTAACAAAGCACAAAAATATTTTAAATGTAATTTTAAATCAAGCCTTTATATTCGCTGATTAGTTCAGGGTTTATCGCCTTAAAATTTTTCCGCAAATCGCCTAAATCATGATAGCTAGCTACGATAACAAAATCTGGCGTCGCGTCTATTTCAAGCTCGCAAATATCTGCCTTTAGCTGCTTTGCACACTCTAAAATTAGCTTTTTAGCCTGCAAATATTTATCGTTTAGCTGCGTTTCTTGATTAAAAAGGTCAAAGATTTTCGCCGTTTCGTCATCCTCGTTTATCTCGGCGCTAAATTCGTAATCAGCGACGTTCCAGATGATTAGACTTTTATCTTCTCTACAAAGCTCCTCGCGCTGTTTTTGCGTACCAAAACCGATAATAGGCGGCAACGAAACCTCGCCGTCGTAAGCTAAATTTATGCAGTAAAGTTTTTGGCTCGGCGCGTGCATTTTGATCGTCTCTTTTAGCGCGGATAGTAGCCTTTGCGCGGCTAGTTCGTATAGCTTTTTGTAGCTCGTTTTTTTATCCGGTTTTTTATAGCAGACGTAGCCTCCCTCCAAAGTTATTGAATTTAGCTTGCCTAGTTCGTCGTACTCATAAAAATAGTCGCGGTCTATTTTTGCTCCGAGCCGGTCTATGCCGCGCCACTGCTTTTGCGCTAGTTTAGCATTTGAGTAAATAAAATTTTCAATCCAGTATCCGTTATCTATAAATACAGAGTAAATATCAACTAACAAACTGCCTTCATAAACATATCTTTGTACGCTCACGCATTTTTTGTCGTAATAATCAAATCTATAGCCCAAAACCTCGTCTTGTTCGTAAAAATAAAAATCCTCGTAAAATCGCTCCTCGTCTGCGTATTGCTTTACCAAAACTACCCGTTCCTGCGCGTCAAATCCGTAGTCGTAGGTATCTGCTAGATTTTTGGGCGACTCTTTTAAAATTTTACCCCTTGAAAAACAGTGAAGCTCAAAGTAAAACGGCTCTAAATTTATATAGCTAGTAGACGCCCAGCGCCTGTTTACGACCTGCGCCTCAGCCCTATTTTTTAGGGTTAGATAGTCATTGCCCGCGTTTTCAAAAAGCCTGCGTAGATTTTTTATTTCACTCATTTGCTCAGTCATTTTATCTCCAAATTTTAATTAGTTTAGCTATTTTTTCGTTGCTATAAATTTAGCCTTTTTTACCTAAAGCGCAAAGCGATATACTCGCGTTTGTTACTAAATTTACGAGCCGATTTACCTAAAGCAAATCTTTAGTTATTTTGAGCTACCTTACGCTCTGTGCTTTCATTTTAATTTAAAATACATTAAATAAGACGCCAAAAATAGCTTTGACGCAAAAGCTACGTAAATTTCCATCTACAAACATCAAATTTTACCGCATTTATGGGTCTGTTTTAGTCGCGAGCCGACTTTAAATTTTTTAAAATTTCGCTTGGAACCAGCTTACTGACGTCTCCGCCGTGGCTTAAAACCGAGCGCACTATCGAGCTTGATATGAATGCGTTTTGGAGGCTTGGCATCAGATAAACGGTCTCAAGCTCATCCCAAAGTACGGCGTTTGCATAGCCGATTTGCAGCTCGTACTCAAAGTCGCTAACCGCGCGAAGGCCGCGTATAACGACGTTTATACCTCGGCTCTTAGCAAAATCCACGAGTAAGTTATCAAACCCGACGACCTCGACGTTTTTTAGATTTGCGGTTGAAATTTTAGCCATTTTGACGCGCTCTTGCAAGCTAAAAAGCGGTTTTTTGCTCTCGCTGGCCGCTACTGCGACGACGACCTCGTCAAAGATCTTTATCGCACGTTTGATGACGTCTAGATGGCCGTTTGTGACGGGATCGAAGGTGCCGGGATAGATGCAGGATTTCATTTTTAACCTTAGGATATTTTTGGGCTTGATTTTACAGCTTTTTGCCTAAAATACGGCTTTTTGAGCAATTTTGAGCGCTAAAATAGGGCGGTAAAGTTGCAAAATGTTGCAGTAACGACGCCTAGTAATGCATGCGGCGCAAATATCTTTGCGTATTAAGATGCGCGGCTTTAAGGCAGTCTAAAGCATTATAAACGATGTTTATATAAAATTAAATACAAACCGGTTAAAGTTAGGCGGTATATATTTTGTTGGATTAGGTAAATTACGTCAAATTTAATGATAAATATTGATTTTTAACTGCGCGATTACGACCATCTTTGATAAATTCGGTGTTTTATGTCTAGCAGGTCAAGCCACTTGCCGATGATAAAATTTTCCATATCTTCAAGGCTATTTTGACCCGAATAATAACCCAAAACGGGCGGCGCGATAACGGCGCCAAGAGCGGAGAGTTTGGCCGCATGCTCAAGCGCCAGCGTAGAAAACGGCATCTCTCTAACGCCCAAAACCAGCCTCTTTCGCTCCTTTAGCGCGACTGCGGCGGCACGAGTTATCAGCGTATCTGCAAAGCCTGCGTGAATTTTGGCTAGGGTGCTAATAGAGCAGGGCGCGACGATAGTAGCATCTATGCCAAACGAGCCAGAGCTCGGAGCTGCGGCGAGATCAGAGTCATCGTGGATGACGGCGCGATTTTGCAAATCTTGCCAAATTTGATAAATTTCGTCTTGTTTTGCGTCTTTTTGAATGGGATTTTTATCAAGATCGCACTGGTTTTGAAATTTACGGTCGTCAAATTTGCTTGCGATTTGATCGCTGCCACTTGCGTTTTTTTCGCCGTCGTTAGATTTACAAATTTGCCAGTTTGCATCGAGAGTGTAGTTATCTAAACCGGCAAATTTTAAACCGTTATCGCTCAAATCTTGCGCATTATCCGCAAATTTGTCGCTTTGGTTTTGCGATCTTTCGTCTCCGCCTCCAAAATCTAGCTCGCCTTGGGTGGAGCTAAAATTTGCAAATTTGGCGTCTTCGCGATTTTTGTCAAATTTGGCGCTATTTTGGTTTGAATTAAATTTTAAACCCGCCGCCGCACCGTTTTTATAAAAAATATCCGTAAAATTTAACTCTTTTTCTAGCACATTCATCGCGTTTTTACTCACGCACAGATGTAGCTCGCTTCTTTTTGCTATCTCGCAGGCGAGCTTTAGCCCCAGATTTACGCCGCTTGCGCCGCTGATACCTAGAAAAATTTTCATCTTATCATCACCTGTTTTTTTGAGACGATTTGCGCGCTAAAGACCTTTTTGTCGTTATTTTTAACCTTGATGGTCTCGCCTAGATTGCCGTTTTCTAGCGCCGTGACCTCGACGATGATACTGAGCGCCCCGTCGCTAAGCACGGCATTGACGCGCTCGCCTTTTTTTATGAGCGGTAGCGGGGTAAACTGCCGTAACCGCAACACTTCGCCGCTTTTTATGTTTTGCTTGGCCGCCAGCCTCGCATTTGGCGCGTCGCTCATCATGTCGGGGCTAAACTCGCCAAGCTCGACCCAATCCTTTGCAAAGTCGCCGATACCTAGCATTTGGCGCGTCGCAAGCGGCTTGGTAGCCCTTAAAACCGGCATTTTTGCGTTTATTTCATATCTAAAAAATACGCTTGGCTGCGAGCCGTTTGGCGTGATAAAACCGGCTCTAAAGCTACCTTTTGGATTGATTTTGTTTACGTAAATTTTATCGAATTTGTATTCGTGGAAGTTTTTAGGAAGTTCGTTTTGAGGCTCGATAAGCGGAAATTTGACGAATTGCAGCCCCTTAAACTCGCTCGTAACCTCTTGCAAAAACGCGCGCTGCACGAGAGCTAACGCGTCGCAGTTTTTTACAAATACCGTCTCTCCGCCGCTTTTGTCCTCAAGCTCTACGCCGCGCTTTTTTAAAATCTCCGCTAAATCTCGCGAATTTATTTTTGCGGCTTTGTTTTCGCCTAAATTTAAAATCTCGTCGCTTTTGTCCGTAAAGCCCAAGTCTACAAGCGTGATTTTGCCGTTTGAAACACAATACATCGGCCAAAGCGCTAAATCTGAAGAAAATAAAAAAATGGGAAAAAATAGTAAGAAAAAAATGGAGCGGGAAACGAGATTCGAACTCGCGACCCCAACCTTGGCAAGGTTGTGCTCTACCCCTGAGCTATTCCCGCACCGTTTGAGAAGTCGCAATTTTAGCAAAAACGTTTTCATTTGTCAAGAAAATTTCAAAATTTTTACGATTTCGCTCGCTTTTAGCTCGCCAAGGCTTTCGCTTGTTACCAAAACGGCGTTACTTTTGATGAGCGGAGTTATCATGCCAGAACCGAATTTATTATTATCCGTCACGCTAAATTTACCATCGCAAAAGCTACCGAGCACTATATTTTCGCGTCCTGATTTTACTTTTACGTCTTGATTTAGGGCGGCGTCAAATTTTTCTAGCCGCGTGCCCTTTAAAAAAGGAACGACTAGCAAGAAGCACATCAAAAATGCAGCCATCGGATTTCCCGGCAGGATAAAGACGATTTTTTTATCTTTTATAAAAGCTTTGCTCGGCCGTCCGGGGCGGATATTTACGCCGTCAAAAAGCTCGCTAAAGCCTAAATTTAAAAGCGCCGTTTTCATAAAATCAGCCTCGCCCTTGCTCGCTCCGCCGCTTGTTATGATGACGTCAAATTCGGCCGTCTCTAGCGCTCGCGTAGTGCTTTCTAGGTCGTCTTTTATGATGCCCGCGTACGAGCTAGCAAAGCCGAAGCTTTGAAGCAAAGATACGATGCCTGCGCCATTTGCGTT
Protein-coding regions in this window:
- a CDS encoding molybdopterin molybdotransferase MoeA, translated to MTLELAQNLILEKAKFDGYGEFASLERATGKILAQDVVAVKNLPSFDNAAMDGYALKFDDFNEPLSVAATVLAGDEAEIALKKGECVKIMTGAKMPTSADTVVPFEDAILQDGKLSPQSKVKKSNALRYKGEEVKAGEILLKKGEILTPARVMMLAAQGIYCVCVERELRIGIFSSGDEVVEPWQNASEEQIYNANGAGIVSLLQSFGFASSYAGIIKDDLESTTRALETAEFDVIITSGGASKGEADFMKTALLNLGFSELFDGVNIRPGRPSKAFIKDKKIVFILPGNPMAAFLMCFLLVVPFLKGTRLEKFDAALNQDVKVKSGRENIVLGSFCDGKFSVTDNNKFGSGMITPLIKSNAVLVTSESLGELKASEIVKILKFS
- the coaD gene encoding pantetheine-phosphate adenylyltransferase; this translates as MKSCIYPGTFDPVTNGHLDVIKRAIKIFDEVVVAVAASESKKPLFSLQERVKMAKISTANLKNVEVVGFDNLLVDFAKSRGINVVIRGLRAVSDFEYELQIGYANAVLWDELETVYLMPSLQNAFISSSIVRSVLSHGGDVSKLVPSEILKNLKSARD
- the hisS gene encoding histidine--tRNA ligase: MISALRGMKDVLPPQSGLYERIIKICEEVAKNYGYEFVLSPHLEQTALFRRSVGESSDIVGKEMYQFEDKGGNDVCLRPEGTAGVVRAFIEAKFDRVGGVRRYFYHGSMFRYERPQKGRLREFHQFGCECFNEPSVYEDASVILIINEIFSRLGIKTKLLINSLGDAASMGAYREKLVKFLDAHEGQICEDCKRRKLTNPIRVLDCKVESCQKIYENAPLIIGSLNDECAGEFKKLQEILSGNGVEFEIDPKLVRGLDYYCKTAFEFVSDEIGAKSAVAGGGRYDRLVEYLGGKASYGVGFAMGIERIMEILSGRESQSARGGAYIGAMDADGVDAVYKIAINLRKSIPVLVSYEPKKLQKHLNAADNANARICLCVGEDELKSGKIWLKDLSEKAEKTLDLVDLETELKRILNV
- the tmk gene encoding dTMP kinase, with amino-acid sequence MYVIFEGIDGAGKSTQIARLATAYPQAIVTKEPGGTKLGENLREILLKENDLDKRAEILLFLADRAEHFGKIIKPNLNKMILSDRGFVSGMAYALAGGNFSFEELLNLNKFALQGNFPQKIVFFKADESTLRSRLGSRAQMDSIEARGFAYLLRVQDAMEEILQKLDVRYVTIDAAWDEEKIMNLIKEFIND
- a CDS encoding UbiX family flavin prenyltransferase; protein product: MKIFLGISGASGVNLGLKLACEIAKRSELHLCVSKNAMNVLEKELNFTDIFYKNGAAAGLKFNSNQNSAKFDKNREDAKFANFSSTQGELDFGGGDERSQNQSDKFADNAQDLSDNGLKFAGLDNYTLDANWQICKSNDGEKNASGSDQIASKFDDRKFQNQCDLDKNPIQKDAKQDEIYQIWQDLQNRAVIHDDSDLAAAPSSGSFGIDATIVAPCSISTLAKIHAGFADTLITRAAAVALKERKRLVLGVREMPFSTLALEHAAKLSALGAVIAPPVLGYYSGQNSLEDMENFIIGKWLDLLDIKHRIYQRWS
- the flgA gene encoding flagellar basal body P-ring formation chaperone FlgA, translated to MYCVSNGKITLVDLGFTDKSDEILNLGENKAAKINSRDLAEILKKRGVELEDKSGGETVFVKNCDALALVQRAFLQEVTSEFKGLQFVKFPLIEPQNELPKNFHEYKFDKIYVNKINPKGSFRAGFITPNGSQPSVFFRYEINAKMPVLRATKPLATRQMLGIGDFAKDWVELGEFSPDMMSDAPNARLAAKQNIKSGEVLRLRQFTPLPLIKKGERVNAVLSDGALSIIVEVTALENGNLGETIKVKNNDKKVFSAQIVSKKQVMIR